Proteins from a genomic interval of Cryptococcus neoformans var. grubii H99 chromosome 8, complete sequence:
- a CDS encoding forkhead transcription factor 3 — MPGALIKSYGNPSPTRTSPQKTSSSRFYPTPASMSPNTTSSSSTLNYPPSFDPHHTSSRYPLTTHFAPYSPYRPGEYGRSERGLASERTRIERKLFADGQEEDGEVRKGRGSSPLAPAFEAKMVLRNGASIDLISWLRTNFHHVPPPHTPLVPSMPLNGIRHLILERFPRAPEAQEIHKAVLAAFPHSQWDYPPPESSEPPTIRGLIWHGKDIVNDDELDDRPRSAPKDVATHTRGRLSGGITTSANSNSTLKGKQLSRSPTQSTLVSPISSSKRHLPDTPARSVLEEFAEIATLAEKTPVSRTKSLPGEPLAASPEQEVAHLAHNPFEQSMLLRGRGKRRASQSPERGHRRRASTPDKLHGLLAAAEAVEGSPITSVLGHKRRRTIGGPAPAREIMSFPRRAMSSRGTMSPPTRGLAILPHVEENIDYLVPLNDTASAGSRISEEDAASNALPSIAGASTARRAPTSSSTASQSSAVSHHLASAPIAGSSGSMHSYPHDHVRDHGRSLSHSGSHPHAHHHSSSQTQPFSPNFQRVHAPRTGGGGRKVNELPTEGERPGYDCKPPYPYHEMIRHAIENAPDRKLQLNQIYASIAERFPFFKTLDEKKTAGWQNSIRHNLSLKKMFVRVNKVDGVPDDSGGKGGWWTVIPGVPDEGRPGRKAKARKAKLEKEAASKEAASRMGKENDVRGLGMGGRMGMGGVLPSPDGHALLPPGVAPISSGTGSELGQNYGRSNGNGHSHGHGYGQGLVSGQAQGQGALHEKWVERNRGQEGSVDELEDDELYGQP, encoded by the exons ATGCCTGGAGCTTTGATTAAGTCATACGGTAACCCCTCTCCAACTCGTACATCCCCTCAAAAAACGTCATCATCCCGCTTCTACCCCACTCCTGCCTCCATGTCGCCAAACACCACTTCTAGCTCCTCCACCCTCAATTACCCTCCCTCTTTCGACCCTCACCACACCTCTTCCCGATATCCGTTGACAACTCATTTTGCCCCTTATTCCCCATACCGACCTGGCGAATATGGTCGGTCCGAACGGGGTTTGGCAAGTGAGAGGACGAGAATCGAGAGGAAATTGTTTGCGGATggacaagaggaagatggagaggtaAGAAAAGGTAGAGGGAGCTCGCCTTTGGCACCGGCATTTGAAGCAAAGATGGTTTTGCGAAACGGCGCAAGCATTGATTTGATCTCTTG GCTCCGAACAAACTTCCATCATGTCCCACCGCCACATACACCTCTAGTTCCGTCCATGCCGCTTAACGGCATCCGtcacctcatcctcgaaCGTTTTCCCCGCGCACCCGAAGCCCAAGAGATACACAAAGCCGTCCTCGCCGCTTTCCCCCATTCTCAATGGGACTATCCCCCTCCCGAATCATCAGAGCCGCCTACTATCCGAGGTCTTATTTGGCACGGGAAAGATATCGTcaacgatgatgagctcGACGATAGACCCCGCTCGGCGCCCAAGGACGTTGCTACGCATACCCGCGGTAGACTATCGGGAGGTATCACTACGAGCGCAAACTCAAATTCGACCTTGAAAGGAAAACAGCTGTCAAGGAGCCCGACGCAATCTACCCTCGTTTCACCCATCTCTAGTTCAAAGCGACACTTGCCGGATACCCCTGCACGTTCTGTGTTGGAAGAATTCGCAGAGATTGCCACATTGGCGGAGAAGACACCTGTTAGCCGTACGAAATCCTTACCCGGGGAACCGCTCGCAGCATCCCCGGAGCAAGAAGTAGCGCATCTCGCTCATAACCCGTTTGAGCAAAGTATGCTTCTCAGAGGCCGAGGAAAACGACGAGCGAGCCAATCTCCAGAGCGAGGACATCGTAGACGCGCAAGTACGCCAGATAAACTTCACGGCTTGTTGGCAGCTGCCGAAGCAGTGGAGGGATCACCCATCACTTCTGTTCTCGGCCATAAACGTCGAAGGACTATTGGCGGTCCCGCCCCGGCAAGGGAGATCATGTCTTTTCCTCGACGGGCAATGTCCTCGCGGGGAACCATGTCACCTCCCACTCGTGGACTGGCGATACTACCCCACGTCGAAGAGAATATCGATTATCTCGTCCCGTTAAACGATACTGCCTCTGCCGGTTCAAGGATttcggaggaagatgcaGCTTCAAATGCGTTACCTTCTATTGCGGGCGCATCTACAGCGAGAAGGGCACCAACCTCGTCTTCGACGGCATCGCAGTCATCTGCGGTTTCCCACCATCTTGCTTCTGCGCCGATTGCAGGATCTTCTGGGTCTATGCACTCTTACCCACACGACCACGTCCGCGATCACGGTCGCTCCCTTTCGCATTCCGGCTCTCACCCCCACGCCCACCACCATTCCTCATCCCAAACCCAGCCGTTTTCGCCTAACTTCCAACGCGTACACGCTCCCCGAACAGGCGGTGGCGGCCGTAAAGTCAACGAACTCCCTACCGAAGGCGAACGACCCGGATACGACTGCAAGCCGCCCTATCCGTACCACGAAATGATTCGGCACGCGATTGAGAATGCGCCCGATAGGAAGCTCCAGTTAAATCAAATTTATGCAAGTATCGCGGAGAGGTTTCCGTTTTTCAAGACattggatgagaagaagacggctGGATGGCAGAATTCGATCAGGCACAATCTTAGTTTAAA GAAAATGTTTGTAAGAGTTAACAAGGTCGATGGCGTACCAGATGACTCGGGCGGTAAAGGGGGTTGGTGGACAGTCATACCTGGTGTACCGGACGAAGGCCGACCGGGACGAAAAGCTAAAGCGCGCAAAGCCAaattggagaaggaagcggcATCAAAGGAAGCGGCCTCGCGtatggggaaggagaacgaTGTCAGGGGCTTGGGAATGGGcggaaggatggggatgggaggtGTCTTGCCGTCGCCAGATGGACATGCGCTTCTGCCGCCGGGTGTGGCGCCTATAAGTTCTGGAACAGGTAGCGAGCTAGGTCAGAATTACGGACGCAGTAACGGTAATGGTCATAGTCATGGCCATGGTTATGGACAAGGCCTAGTGTCCGGGCAAGCGCAAGGACAGGGAGCGTTGCATGAGAAATGGGTAGAAAGGAATCGGGGACAAGAGGGGTCGGTTGATGAACtagaggatgatgagcttTACGGCCAGCCATGA